Within the Pseudomonas chlororaphis subsp. aurantiaca genome, the region GGGGGTGCTGCCATGAGCCATGACGAGTCGGCCAACAGCCCGATACAACCCGCGATCGGGCTTGCCGCCGCGCGCCGCTTCACGGTGCTGACGGTGAACACCCACAAGGGCTTCACCGCCCTGAACCGGCGCTTCATCCTGCCCGAGCTGCGCGAGGCGGTGCGCAGCGTGGCCGCCGATGTGGTGTTCCTGCAAGAGGTGCACGGCGCCCACGACCAGCATCCGCAGCGCTACAACAACTGGCCGAGCATGCCGCAATACGAGTTCCTCGCCGACAGCATCTGGCCGCAGTTCGCCTATGGGCGCAATGCGGTGTACCCGGCAGGCGACCACGGCAATGCGCTGCTGTCGAAGTTCCAGATCATTCGCTACGACAACCTCGACATCTCCCTGTCCGGACACGAGAGCCGCGGCCTGCTGCATTGCGTGCTGCGCCTGCCCGGCGACGCCCTGGAAGTGCATGCCATCTGCGTGCACCTGGGATTGCGCGAAAGCCACCGCCAGCAACAGCTGGACCTGCTGCTGCAACTGATCGCCGAGCTGCCCGTCGATGCGCCCTTGATCGTCGCCGGCGACTTCAACGACTGGCGGCTGCGCGCCGACGCGCAGCTCGCTCCCAGTGGCTTGCAGGAGGCCTTTGTCAGCCTGCACGGCAAGCCGGCGCGCAGCTTCCCCGCGCGCCTGCCGCTGCTGCGGCTGGACCGGATCTACGTGCGTCACCTGAAGGTCCACCGGCCCCAGGTACTGGACACCCATCCCTGGTCCCATCTCTCCGATCACGCGCCGCTGTCGGTCGA harbors:
- a CDS encoding endonuclease/exonuclease/phosphatase family protein; this translates as MSHDESANSPIQPAIGLAAARRFTVLTVNTHKGFTALNRRFILPELREAVRSVAADVVFLQEVHGAHDQHPQRYNNWPSMPQYEFLADSIWPQFAYGRNAVYPAGDHGNALLSKFQIIRYDNLDISLSGHESRGLLHCVLRLPGDALEVHAICVHLGLRESHRQQQLDLLLQLIAELPVDAPLIVAGDFNDWRLRADAQLAPSGLQEAFVSLHGKPARSFPARLPLLRLDRIYVRHLKVHRPQVLDTHPWSHLSDHAPLSVEVEL